In Catenulispora sp. EB89, the genomic window GCGTCACCGTCGTGACGCTGGCCGCCATCGCCGTCGGCTTCCGACCGCACGCGAACGTCGCCGAGTGGTTCGCCGCCGTCGGCGTGGTCCTCCTGCTCACCTTCGCCGTCACCTGGCTGTGCGTGGGCCTCGGGCTCTCGGCCAAGAGCGTGGAGACCGCCAGCAACTCGCCGATGTTCCTCATGCTCCTGCCGTTCCTGAGCAGCGGCTTCGTCCCGACCGCCTCGCTGCCCACCGGGATGCGCTGGTTCTCGCAGTACGAGCCCTTCACCCCGGTCAACGAGACGCTGCGCGGCCTGCTGACCGGTACGAAGATCGGCGACAACCTGGTGATCACGCTCGCCTGGTGCCTCGGCGTGGCGGTGCTGTCGTACGCCTGGTCGAGGCGGCTGTATGAGCGGGAGCCGAAGGCGAGCTGAACCGCCGGTATTCTGAGCGCGTGATCACCGGCCTGAACCACCTCGCCAGCGGCAAGATCCGTGACCTCTACGCGGTCGGCGACGACCTGCTCCTGGTCGCCTCGGACAAGATCTCGGCCTTCGACTACGTCCTGGAGTCCGAGATCCCGGACAAGGGCCGGATCCTGACCCAGCTGTCCATGTGGTGGTTCAAGCAGCTCGCGGACCTGGTGCCGAACCACGTGATCAGCGCCGACGTCGAGGAGTTCCCGGCCGAGCTGCAGCCCTACAAGGAGGAGCTGCGGGGGCGCTCGATGCTCTGCCGCAAGCTCGCCATGGTGCCGGTGGAGTGCGTGGCGCGCGGCTACCTGACCGGCTCCGGGCTGGCGGAGTACGAGAAGACCCGCACCGCGAACGGCGTGACGCTGCCGCCCGGGCTGGTCGACGGCTCCCGGCTGGACCGGCCGATCTTCACTCCGGCGATGAAGGCCGAGCTCGGCGAACACGACGAGAACGTCACCTTCGACGAGATGGCCGAGCGGATCGCCGACCCGGAGCTGGCCGCGCACCTCAAGGACCTGACGCTGGCGGTCTACTCGCGGGCCCGGGAGATCGCCGAGGAGCGCGGGATCATCCTGGCCGACACGAAGTTCGAGTTCGGGCGGCTGCGCGGCGGGACCCTGGTCCTGGCCGACGAGGCGCTGACCCCGGACTCCTCCCGGTTCTGGCCGGCTGACGAGTGGAAGCCGGGCCGTACGCAGTCGTCCTTCGACAAGCAGTACGTCCGCGACTGGCTGACCTCCCCGGCCTCCGGCTGGAACCCGGCGTCCGACACCCCGCCGCCGCTGCTGCCGCCGGAGGTCGTGCAGGCCACCCGGGCCCGCTATGTCGAGGCCTACGAGCGGCTCACCGGCGTGAAGTTCGACTAGGAGCCGCAGCTCACGAGGCTGGGTCATAGAGGACCTCTATGACCTCATGTCCAATCGGGGTCTAGTGGCGCCGGGCTTCGCGGGCGAGGCTGGAGCCATGGCGAACACGATCCAGCTTCCAGTGAGTCCCGCGGTCTCGGCGAGTTCTCGATGGTCCGGCGTGGCGGCGCGCGACGTGTTCCGCCACATCGGCCCGAACTGGTACGCCTCGGTGATGGGCACGGCGATCATCGCCAACGCCGGCGCCGGACTCCCGGGCTTCGAGCGCGGCGGGCCGCGCGTGGCCGTGACCGTGGTCTGGGCCGCGGCGCTCCTCTGGCTCGCGGTGGTCCTCCTGGCCCGCGCCGCGCACTGGCGCTGGCACGCCGACCAGGCCCGCCGCGACCTCCTCGACCCGGCGGTCGCGCCGTTCTACGGCTGCCTGTCGATGGCGCTGACCGCGGTCTCGGCCGGGACGATGATCGTCGGCCGGGCCTGGCTCGGCACCGGCGCGGCGCTCGGTCTGGCCTGGACGCTGTGGCTGGTCGGCACGCTGATCGGGCTGGCCACGACGGCCGTGGTGCCGTACCTGATGATGACCCGGCACGAGATCGCCGAGGGCAGCGCCACCCCGGTCTGGCTGCTGCCGATCGTCGCGCCGATGGTCTCGGCCGCCACCGGCCCGCAGCTGATCCCGCACGTCGCGGCCGGCCAGCTCCGCGAGACGATGCTGCTCGGCTGCTATGCGATGTTCGGCATCAGCCTGCTGGCCACCATGATCATCCTGCCGGTGGTCGTTTCCCGGCTGGTGCACCACAAGCCCCGGTGGAGCGTGGCCGCGCCCGGCCTGTTCCTGGTGCTGGGCCCGCTGGGCCAGTCGGTGACCGCGGTGAACAACCTCGCCGACGCCGGGCAGGGCGTCGTGAGCCCGCAACTGGCCGCGGCCCTGAAGCCGTTCGCGGTGCTCTACGGCGTGCCGGTGCTCGGCTTCGCGATGATCTGGCTGGTGCTGGCCCTGCTGGTGGTCCTCGAAGCCCGGCGCGACGGCCTGCCGTTCGCGCTGACCTGGTGGGCGTTCACCTTCCCGATCGGCACCTGTGTGACCGGAGCCACGGGGCTGTGGCACCACACCGGTCTGGCCGCCTACGCGTGGCTGGCCTGCGGGCTCTATGCGCTGCTCGTCGCCGCGTGGGGCGTGATCGCGGCACGTACGCTGCGCGGGGCCGTGTCGGGTGAGCTTCTGCTCAAGCGGCCGGAGGCACGCATAACCCCCGGTAGAATCGGGATCACCGCCATCCAATAGCCCCGGCGCGGACGTGCCGCGGCTGAAGCAATGGGAGTACCTGTGGCCCGCGTCCTCGTCGACGTCATGCTCAAGCCCGAGATCCTCGACCCCCAGGGCCAGGCGGTGCAGCGCGCACTTCCTCGCATGGGCTTCGACTCCGTCACCAACGTCCGCCAGGGCAAGCGCTTCGTGCTCGACCTCGCCGACGCCGACCCGGCCACCCTGCGGGCCACCGCCGAGCAGATGGCCGAGAAGCTGCTCGCCAACACCGTGATCGAGGACTTCCACGTCACCGTGCTGGACGAGGCCGGCGAGACCGGCGAGAGCGCCTGATGCCCGCCCGCATCGGCGTCGTCACCTTCCCCGGCACCCTGGACGACCAGCAGGCGCTGCGCGCCGCCGCGGCGGTCGGGGCCGAGCCGGTGGCGCTCTGGCACAAGGAGCAGAACCTGCACCAGGTCGACGCGGTCGTGCTTCCCGGTGGCTTCTCCTACGGCGACTACCTGCGCGCCGGCGCCATCGCCCGGTTCTCCCCGGTGATGGACACGATCATCGACGCGGCCCGCGGTGGGCTGCCGGTCCTGGGCATCTGCAACGGCTTCCAGGTGCTGTGCGAGGCGCACCTGCTGGAAGGCGCGATGATCCGCAACGGCGACCTGCACTTCATCAACCGCGACGTGACCCTGCGGATCGAGAACAACCGCACGGCGTGGACCTCGGACTACGAGGTCGGCGCCGAGGCCGTCATCCCGATCAAGAACGTGGACGGCCGCTTCGTCGCCGACGCGCACACCCTCGACGCGCTGGAGGCCGAGGGCCGCGTGCTGGCGCGCTATGTGGCGAACCCCAACGGCGCCGCGCGGGACATCGCCGGCATCACCAACGCCGCCGGGAACGTGGTCGGCCTGATGCCGCACCCCGAGTACGCCATCGACGACCTGACCGGCCCCGCTGGGTTCATTGAGAATCGCAGGGTCCCGGGCACCGACGGCCTGCCGTTCTTCACCTCGATCCTCAAGAGCTTGGTTTCCGCATGAGCACCGGCAACTCCTCCGAGAACGTCTTCGACACGACTGACGTGTTCGTGGACACTGCGGTCGCGTTCGACACCGTCGCCAAGGCCGCCGAGACCCCCGACGTGAAGCAGCCGTTCCGCGAGCTCGGCATGACCGAGGACGAGTACCTGCGCGTCCGCGAGATCCTGGGCCGCCGCCCCAGCTCCTCGGAGCTGGCCATGTACTCGGTCATGTGGTCCGAGCACTGTTCCTACAAGTCCTCCCGGGTGCACCTGAAGCAGTTCGGCGAGAAGGCCCCGAAGACCGCCGCGCTGCTGGTCGGCCCGGGCGAGAACGCCGGCGTCGTGGACGTCGGCGAGGGCCTGGCCGTCACCTTCAAGGTGGAGTCGCACAACCACCCCTCCTACGTCGAGCCCTACCAGGGCGCGGCGACCGGGGTCGGCGGCATCGTGCGCGACATCCTCACCATGGGCGCCCGCCCGATCGGCGTCATGGACCCGCTGCGCTTCGGCCCCGCCGACGCCCCGGACACCGCGCGGGTGCTGCCCGGCGTGGTGGCCGGCATCGGCGGCTACGGCAACTGCCTGGGCGTGCCGAACATCGGCGGCGAGATCGTCTTCGACCCCTGCTACCTGGGCAACCCGCTGGTGAACGCGCTGTGCGTGGGCGTCATGCGGGCCGACGAGATCAAGCTCGCCAAGGCCCCGGGCCCGGGCAACCAGGTGATCCTGTTCGGCGCCCGCACCGGCGGCGACGGCATCGGCGGCGCCTCGGTGCTGGCCAGCGCCACCTTCGACGAGGACGGGCCGGCCAAGCGGCCCTCCGTCCAGGTCGGCGACCCGTTCATGGAGAAGGTGCTCATCGAGTGCTGCCTGGAGATCTTCGCGGCCGACCTGGTCGTGGGCATCCAGGACCTGGGCGCGGCCGGGCTCACCTGCTCCACCACCGAGCTGGCCGCGGCCGGCACCGGCGGCATGGACGTGCGGCTGGACCTGGCTCCGCTGCGCGACTCGACGCTGACCCCTGAGGAAGTCCTCATGTCGGAGTCGCAGGAGCGGATGATGGCCGTGGTCGAGCCGGCCAAGGTCGAGGCGTTCCTGGCGGTCTGCGAGAAGTGGGACGTCACCGCGACCGCGCTCGGCGAGGTCACCGACACCGGCCGGCTGCGCATGTGGTGGCACGGCGAGATCATCGTGGACGTGCCGCCGCGGACCCTGGCGCACGAGGGCCCGGTGTACAACCGGCCGTTCGCGCGGCCGGAGTGGCAGGACGCGCTCCAGGCCGACGTGCCGACCGCTTCTCGGCTGAAGCGGCCGGGGAACGCGGCCGAACTGCGCGAGACGCTGCTGCGCCTGGTCGGCTCGCCGAACCTGGCCGACAAGACCTGGGCTGTGGAGCAGTACGACCACCGCGTCCAGGGCAACACCGTCCTCGGGCACGGCGAGGACTCCGGGATGGTCCGGCTGGACGCCGCGCTGCCGGGCACCTCGCTCGGCGTGGCGCTGTCCACGGACGGCAACGGCCGCTTCACCAAGCTCGACCCGTACCAGGGCGCGCAGCTGGCGCTGGCCGAGGCCTACCGCAACGTGGCCGCCACCGGCGCCAAGCCGCTGGCCGTCACCGACTGCCTGAACTTCGGCTCGCCGGAGGACCCGGACGTCATGTGGCAGTTCGCCGAGGCCTGCCGCGGCCTGGCCGACGCCTGCCTGGAGCTGGGGACCCCGGTCACCGGCGGCAACGTGTCGTTCTACAACCAGACCGGCGAGCTGAACATCCACCCGACCCCGGTGGTCGGCGTGCTCGGCGTCATCGACGACGTCGACCGCCGCACCCGCAGCGCCTTCGAGCGCGAGGGCGAGATCCTGCTGCTGCTCGGCGACACCCGCGACGAGTTCGGCGGCTCGGAATGGGCGCACGAGGTCCACGGCCACCTCGGCGGCCTGCCCCCGCGCCTGGACCTGAACCGCGAGAAGGTGCTCGGCGAGGTGCTGATCGCCGGCTCGCGCGACGGCATGCTCTCGGCGGCGCACGACCTGTCCGACGGCGGCCTGGCGCAGGCGGTCGTGGAGAGCTGCCTGCGCGGCGGCCACGGCGCCCGCCTGGTGCTGCCGGAGACGGACGCGGACGGCGGTGCGCTGGACCCGTTCGTCGCGCTGTTCTCCGAGTCGGCCGGCCGCGCGCTGGTCGCGGTCCCGCGCAGCGAGGAGCTGCGGTTCACCGACATGTGCGTGGCGCGCGGGCT contains:
- a CDS encoding phosphoribosylaminoimidazolesuccinocarboxamide synthase, which gives rise to MITGLNHLASGKIRDLYAVGDDLLLVASDKISAFDYVLESEIPDKGRILTQLSMWWFKQLADLVPNHVISADVEEFPAELQPYKEELRGRSMLCRKLAMVPVECVARGYLTGSGLAEYEKTRTANGVTLPPGLVDGSRLDRPIFTPAMKAELGEHDENVTFDEMAERIADPELAAHLKDLTLAVYSRAREIAEERGIILADTKFEFGRLRGGTLVLADEALTPDSSRFWPADEWKPGRTQSSFDKQYVRDWLTSPASGWNPASDTPPPLLPPEVVQATRARYVEAYERLTGVKFD
- a CDS encoding TDT family transporter, with amino-acid sequence MANTIQLPVSPAVSASSRWSGVAARDVFRHIGPNWYASVMGTAIIANAGAGLPGFERGGPRVAVTVVWAAALLWLAVVLLARAAHWRWHADQARRDLLDPAVAPFYGCLSMALTAVSAGTMIVGRAWLGTGAALGLAWTLWLVGTLIGLATTAVVPYLMMTRHEIAEGSATPVWLLPIVAPMVSAATGPQLIPHVAAGQLRETMLLGCYAMFGISLLATMIILPVVVSRLVHHKPRWSVAAPGLFLVLGPLGQSVTAVNNLADAGQGVVSPQLAAALKPFAVLYGVPVLGFAMIWLVLALLVVLEARRDGLPFALTWWAFTFPIGTCVTGATGLWHHTGLAAYAWLACGLYALLVAAWGVIAARTLRGAVSGELLLKRPEARITPGRIGITAIQ
- the purS gene encoding phosphoribosylformylglycinamidine synthase subunit PurS, giving the protein MARVLVDVMLKPEILDPQGQAVQRALPRMGFDSVTNVRQGKRFVLDLADADPATLRATAEQMAEKLLANTVIEDFHVTVLDEAGETGESA
- the purQ gene encoding phosphoribosylformylglycinamidine synthase subunit PurQ; the encoded protein is MPARIGVVTFPGTLDDQQALRAAAAVGAEPVALWHKEQNLHQVDAVVLPGGFSYGDYLRAGAIARFSPVMDTIIDAARGGLPVLGICNGFQVLCEAHLLEGAMIRNGDLHFINRDVTLRIENNRTAWTSDYEVGAEAVIPIKNVDGRFVADAHTLDALEAEGRVLARYVANPNGAARDIAGITNAAGNVVGLMPHPEYAIDDLTGPAGFIENRRVPGTDGLPFFTSILKSLVSA
- the purL gene encoding phosphoribosylformylglycinamidine synthase subunit PurL; this encodes MSTGNSSENVFDTTDVFVDTAVAFDTVAKAAETPDVKQPFRELGMTEDEYLRVREILGRRPSSSELAMYSVMWSEHCSYKSSRVHLKQFGEKAPKTAALLVGPGENAGVVDVGEGLAVTFKVESHNHPSYVEPYQGAATGVGGIVRDILTMGARPIGVMDPLRFGPADAPDTARVLPGVVAGIGGYGNCLGVPNIGGEIVFDPCYLGNPLVNALCVGVMRADEIKLAKAPGPGNQVILFGARTGGDGIGGASVLASATFDEDGPAKRPSVQVGDPFMEKVLIECCLEIFAADLVVGIQDLGAAGLTCSTTELAAAGTGGMDVRLDLAPLRDSTLTPEEVLMSESQERMMAVVEPAKVEAFLAVCEKWDVTATALGEVTDTGRLRMWWHGEIIVDVPPRTLAHEGPVYNRPFARPEWQDALQADVPTASRLKRPGNAAELRETLLRLVGSPNLADKTWAVEQYDHRVQGNTVLGHGEDSGMVRLDAALPGTSLGVALSTDGNGRFTKLDPYQGAQLALAEAYRNVAATGAKPLAVTDCLNFGSPEDPDVMWQFAEACRGLADACLELGTPVTGGNVSFYNQTGELNIHPTPVVGVLGVIDDVDRRTRSAFEREGEILLLLGDTRDEFGGSEWAHEVHGHLGGLPPRLDLNREKVLGEVLIAGSRDGMLSAAHDLSDGGLAQAVVESCLRGGHGARLVLPETDADGGALDPFVALFSESAGRALVAVPRSEELRFTDMCVARGLPVARVGVVDGDTLEVQGQFTVPMAELRAAHEAPFRKLFGHSVVDA